The region TAAATTAAATGGTAAAGTTATCGTTTATCTTTCCATTATCTACGGGATAATAATTTTTTTAGCCTTAATCTATTTGCTAATGTCTTAAGCTGAACTTTAATAAATAATTAAAGAACAAAGTTAGACTAACGTAGATCTATATAATTAAAAGAACTATTTTCACTCGTCAATCAACCGCGATTCAATCATTACTTCTTTATCATAATCAACCGTAACAATTATTCGGTTTGGTCTGCAGCAAACACGGCAGTCTTCCACAAAATCCTGCTTACCCTCAATCGTTAAATCAATCCATACAGAATTTTCTACGCCGCAATATTGACAAACCCAATCTAATGTATCATCAGTTTGCATATTTACCTCGCAAGAAAATTTACACTTCTAATAAGGCATTTAAATTGTTTAAAATCAATTGTTAATTACGCTATTGATTCTTTGATGCAAAAATTTTATATAGTGTTCAAGTGTTCACTATTTTATTAATATTGAATCTGAAAAGAAAAGAATTATCATCCTTAAGAATGGAACTTGAAGAATTAACATATCGGGCGCCGAAAGAATGGCGCGAAACTACAAAGTTGTTTTCACTGCATCCGCCTATACCACGAAACACAAAGAGAATTGATTTTGATATTTATGACTTTGAAATGCTTTTTAATGATATAAAGACAAATCAACTCATTCGCACAGGACAGACAATAGGATGTTTTTATATCGAATCACCAGGGATGAGAGCATTGCTTCGTAAACTTGATGTACATGATTTTGAAATGCTAACTGCAGCAAGTTCAATTATTCGCCCAGGTGTTGCAGAAAGCGGAATGATGCAGGAGTTTATTGCACGCCACAAAGATCCTGCTAAACGCAAATATTTTATTCCGGAAATGCAAAAAGTTCTTAGTGAAACTTATGGAGTTATGATATATCAGGAGGATGTAATAAAAGTTGCACATCACATTGCAGGCTTAACTTTGGAAGAATCAGACCTTCTCCGACGGGCTATGAGCGGAAAGCTTCGCTCTCATGCAACAATGCAAAAGCTGACTGAGAATTATTTTTCTTCATGTAAAAGAAAAGGTCTTACAGATAAGCAAGCCGATGAACTATGGAGACAGATAGAATCTTTTGCAGGATACGCATTTTGTAAAGCCCACAGCGCATCTTTTGCTTTGCTTTCTTATCAGGTTGCATTTCTAAAATCACATTATCCTGCCGAGTTTATGGCAAACGTATTAAGCAACGGCGGTGGATTTTATTCTGCAGCAGTTTACATTTGGGAGTGTAAACGGCTCGGATTAAAGATTCTGTTGCCATCTATTAATAAAAGTAATTACGGATACACCGGCAGAAATGATGAAATACAAATTGGTTTGATGGCGATAAAAAATCTTTCTGCCAATAGCTGCCATATAATTGTTGATGAAAGAAAAAGAAATGGCGAGTATCATTCACTGGCGGATTTTCTTATTCGCACTAAACTTGGATTTGAGGAAACATCAATACTTATCAAATGCGGGGCAATGGGATGCTTAAAAAAAACGAGACCGGAGCTTTTACGTTTGCTTGATATTTATATCCATAAAAGAAAAATACTTATCGAAAATTATAACGATCTTTTTTTACACGAAACATTTTTACTTGAAAATGAAGTAAGGACAAATGTAAACTTCAGTGTCGAAGAAATCTGTAAAGCAGAATATCAAACATTTGATTATATGGTTACTCGTCATCCGCTTTATTTTTACCGAGATGAAACTGAAAAACCGGATATTGTTAAAGCCAGAGATCTTGAAAAACATCGCGGCAAAAATGTTAAGCTTATTGGATGGTATATGACTTCCAAGCGAATCAAAACAAGAAAAGGAGAGATAATGAAATTCCTTTCACTCGAAGACAGAACAGGAACTTTTGAGGCAGTTATTTTTCCGCGCGAGTATGAAAAATATGCCGAGCAGACAATCTCTATGGGTCCCTATGTTATTGTTGGCAAGGTTGATAAGAACGACGCGACGAATGTTGTTGTAAGTAGTTTATCAATTCTGTCATTTGCATCTGTAAAGGTTGCTGATCAAAAGGACAGCGTTGACAACAAATATTTTGGTGATATAGAAAAAGTAAGCGAAGATGATTTTACGCTGCTGGAAGGAATTGACAAAGAAAAACTTAGATTGGCTTATGCAGGTTGAAGTTTATTATTACTAGTCTTAAAGAGAATTGAATTATTTCATATTCACAAATTGAGTAGGGAAATCCAGTTCTGAATCTTTTATTAATTTTATAACCACCTGTAAATCATCAATCTTTGGTGCAGTTACTCTGATTTGTTCATCTTGTATTTGTGCGTTAACCTTTAACTTTGATTCCTTAATCATTTTTGTAATGATTTTTGCATTATCCTTTGAAATTCCGCTTTGCAGACTAATTGTCTGTTTTAGTCTTCCTCCGGCAGCAGCTTCCGGTTCATTAAACTTTAAGGCTTTAATAGAAATTCCTCTTCGAATAAATTTTGTTTCAAGAATATCAATTGATGCTTTGCGCGAGTAATCATCTTTGGTATTGAGTGAGAGTAATTTATCTTTTTTATTTAACTCAATCTGAGTTTTAGAATCTTTCAAATCGTAACGCTGATGTATTTCTTTTAATGCCTGATTAACAGCATTATCTACTTCCTGAAAATCAATTTCAGATACAATATCGAAAGAATGATTTTGTGCCATCTTAAACCCATTATTTTTAAGTCGGGGTGATAGGATTCGAACCTACGACCTCTTCGTCCCGAACGAAGCGCGCTAGCCGGACTGCGCTACACCCCGAATACTATTTGTAAAAGAAAAATTCTGCGTATTCGGTTCTAATAAATTTTTTATTTTTAAGTTTTTTGAGTTTTAACTCAAATCTATTCGCATCTAAGTTGTTTTCAAAACCTCTTAAAAAAATCAACTCCCAGGATCCTTTAGCTTTTGTTGATTTATTTTGTCCTGAATTATGTTCAACTAATCTTCTTTCAATATCTCTAGTATGTCCTATATACCAGCGTTGATTAGCAGATGATTCAATTATATAAGTATAAAACATTTCCACGACCTTCCCGACCTGTCGGGACGCGCTAGCCGGACTGCGCTACACCCCGAATACTATTTGTAAAAGAAAAATTCTGCGTATTCGGTTCTAATAAATTTTTTATTTTTAAGTTTTTTGAGTTTTAACTCAAATCTATTCGCATCTAAGTTGTTTTCAAAACCTCTTAAAAAAATCAACTCCCAGGATCCTTTAGCTTTTGTTGATTTATTTTGTCCTGAATTATGTTCAACTAATCTTCTTTCAATATCTCTAGTATGTCCTATATACCAGCGTTGATTAGCAGATGATTCAATTATATAAGTATAAAACATTTCCACGACCTTCCCGACCTGTCGGGACGCGCTAGCCGGACTGCGCTACACCCCGAATACTATTTGTAAAAGAAAAATTCTGCGTATTCGGTTCTAATAAATTTTTTATTTTTAAGTTTTTTGAGTTTTAACTCAAATCTATTCGCATCTAAGTTGTTTTCAAAACCTCTTAAAAAAATCAACTCCCAGGATCCTTTAGCTTTTGTTGATTTATTTTGTCCTGAATTATGTTCAACTAATCTTCTTTCAATATCTCTAGTATGTCCTATATACCAGCGTTGATTAGCAGATGATTCAATTATATAAGTATAAAACATTTCCACGACCTTCCCGACCTGTCGGGACGCGCTAGCCGGACTGCGCTACACCCCCAAAAAAAAGATATTAGCTGAACAAATATAAAAATAATTTTAAATACAGTTCGATAGTTCTTTACTTTAAAATCTTTTACCTTTAAGTTTGGGCAAATAAAATTAACCTTTAACTCTATCCCGCGAGATGGAAAAGGATGAAAGAAATTAAACATAAACTAAAATAAGGTAAACCTCTGAGGAATTTGTTCCGAAGAGGCTTTTTTGTATATGGTCATAAAATCAAAAATATTGGATGAAGAAGGATTTGATAGAATCCTAACCAGAATAGCACACGAAGTTCTGGAAAAAAATAAAGGTTCGCATAATCTTGTTCTAATGGGTATGAGAACAAGAGGTGAGTTTTTAGCAGAACGGCTTAAAGAAAAAATTCATCAGATAGATAACAGCGATCTTCCATTTGGTGTTTTAGATGTAACTCTTTATCGTGATGATTTTAGAACAAGATTAAAACAGCCTGAAGTGTCAGTTTCAAATATAACTTTTGATATAAATGAAAAAGATATAATTCTTGTTGATGATGTTCTTTATACAGGAAGAACTGTTCGCTCAGCATTAAATGCAATTATGGATATGGGAAGACCAAGTTCAATCCAACTTTGCATACTAATTGACAGGGGGCATCGTGAACTGCCGA is a window of Ignavibacterium sp. DNA encoding:
- a CDS encoding CPXCG motif-containing cysteine-rich protein; translation: MQTDDTLDWVCQYCGVENSVWIDLTIEGKQDFVEDCRVCCRPNRIIVTVDYDKEVMIESRLIDE
- a CDS encoding YajQ family cyclic di-GMP-binding protein; the encoded protein is MAQNHSFDIVSEIDFQEVDNAVNQALKEIHQRYDLKDSKTQIELNKKDKLLSLNTKDDYSRKASIDILETKFIRRGISIKALKFNEPEAAAGGRLKQTISLQSGISKDNAKIITKMIKESKLKVNAQIQDEQIRVTAPKIDDLQVVIKLIKDSELDFPTQFVNMK
- a CDS encoding GIY-YIG nuclease family protein, whose product is MFYTYIIESSANQRWYIGHTRDIERRLVEHNSGQNKSTKAKGSWELIFLRGFENNLDANRFELKLKKLKNKKFIRTEYAEFFFYK
- the pyrR gene encoding bifunctional pyr operon transcriptional regulator/uracil phosphoribosyltransferase PyrR, whose protein sequence is MVIKSKILDEEGFDRILTRIAHEVLEKNKGSHNLVLMGMRTRGEFLAERLKEKIHQIDNSDLPFGVLDVTLYRDDFRTRLKQPEVSVSNITFDINEKDIILVDDVLYTGRTVRSALNAIMDMGRPSSIQLCILIDRGHRELPIRADYVGKNIPTSHSEEIKVKMKEFDGEDAIYIVESEKK